Proteins encoded within one genomic window of Falco biarmicus isolate bFalBia1 chromosome 14, bFalBia1.pri, whole genome shotgun sequence:
- the LOC130158867 gene encoding transforming growth factor beta activator LRRC32-like isoform X1, whose translation MLLLEHLLAGRGCLLLWLLLSVLRAQPSEEARPRSMPCQQSPMKVSCKGVGLRKFPKELGQGVKYLELSNNFIQNLSGSYLPGFGQLEYLDMCFNQLEAVSATTLAQLSQLRSLLLGSNHLDRNYRANGRAFRLLRSIEVLDLSANNLESHMAGWYISNLTRLRMLDLSRNKMTRLPVGIFWSMPQLRELNLSNNYIMEIEEGAFEALELLEVVNLALNSLHCISGFSLTQLRVLNLSHNALELFISEEGAEPYLLQVLDLSHNRLLYFPELPKAHYLTHLNLSNNLIASLLPGSRHPEEFVPRYMEMARFNRTLHTAAGLTHVADLDLSNNRLQLFPFTFFHSLGSLHSLSLAMNCLQDVAREPLTGGTEPSDRSPTPLERATLSVHSLDLHSNAICVLPRWFFDYLPQLEAIDLGSNSLQPCESPGSDRGGNSGEGSPVPAPGGTCTPFYNVPHLKHLSLCKNNIARLQPYAFNRTSLLSLDLSGNKDLFMPKEALGGLEFSLQKLSLRGNQMDNSKAELPCLDTLKVLDLSGNNLSLLPTGLFCCPLESLNIRNNNLLTLEKPALVSWSHSLKDVSVAGNPFSCCSLAWLDTLRAAGVGVRDLDEALCAYRDQSRNFSAKITSSPRWLCPPPKDTISLAPFVVVMSLFFLSFGACCLLKKGQKVPECAGLQSNRVGVFPPHPKIAEPAQVSSPHQHPACFANQIKGVWLVLSSGLGRGGLWATSPSPEGWYPHLLCSLQDVKCAISTRGWVFCPAVTRSHHPGQETKAGAG comes from the exons ATGCTCTTGTTGGAACACCTGCTGGCTGGACGAGGCTGcttgctgctctggctgctcctGTCTGTGCTCAGAGCCCAGCCTAGCGAGGAGGCGAGGCCCAGGTCCATGCCATGCCAGCAG AGCCCCATGAAGGTGTCTTGCAAAGGAGTTGGCCTGCGCAAGTTTCCAAAGGAGCTTGGCCAAGGAGTTAAGTACCTTGAGCTCTCCAACAACTTCATTCAAAACCTGTCGGGCAGCTACCTGCCAGGGTTTGGGCAGCTTGAGTACCTGGACATGTGCTTCAACCAGCTGGAAGCCGTGTCAGCCACGACCCTagctcagctgtcccagctgcgCTCCCTCCTCCTGGGATCGAACCACCTGGACCGCAATTACCGCGCTAACGGGCGAGCCTTTCGACTGCTCAGGAGTATAGAGGTCCTGGACCTGTCGGCAAATAACCTGGAGAGCCACATGGCAGGCTGGTACATCAGCAACCTCACCAGGCTGAGGATGCTGGATCTCTCCAGGAACAAGATGACCAGGCTGCCAGTGGGGATCTTCTGGAGCATGCCACAGCTGCGCGAGCTAAATCTCAGCAACAACTACATCATGGAAATCGAGGAGGGAGCTTTTGAGGCTCTGGAATTGCTGGAGGTGGTGAACTTGGCTTTGAATTCCCTCCACTGTATCTCTGGCTTCAGCCTCACACAGCTGCGAGTTTTAAATCTCAGCCACAATGCCCTGGAGCTCTTCATCTCGGAGGAGGGAGCGGAGCCCTACCTGCTTCAAGTGCTTGACTTGAGCCATAACAGACTCCTCTATTTTCCAGAGCTCCCCAAAGCCCATTATCTCACACACTTAAACCTCTCCAACAACCTTATtgcttccctgctcccaggctcACGCCATCCGGAGGAGTTTGTACCGCGCTACATGGAGATGGCGAGGTTTAATAGGACCTTGCATACCGCAGCTGGTCTGACACATGTAGCTGACTTGGATCTCAGCAATAACCGGCTGCAGCTGTTCCCATTTACCTTCTTCCACAGCCTGGGCTCTCTGCACAGCCTCAGCCTGGCTATGAACTGTCTCCAGGATGTAGCCAGGGAGCCGCTCACCGGTGGCACAGAGCCCAGTGACCGCTCGCCCACGCCGCTGGAGCGTGCCACCCTGTCTGTGCACTCACTGGACCTCCACAGCAATGCCATCTGCGTGCTGCCGCGCTGGTTTTTTGATTATCTGCCTCAGCTGGAAGCAATCGATCTGGGCTCCAACAGCCTCCAGCCTTGTGAGAGCCCGGGGAGTGATCGGGGAGGGAATTCGGGAGAGGGCTCTCCCGTGCCAGCCCCAGGAGGCACCTGCACCCCCTTCTACAATGTCCCTCACTTGAAGCATCTGAGCCTTTGCAAGAACAACATCGCCAGGCTGCAGCCCTACGCCTTCAACCGGACGTCACTGCTCTCCCTAGACCTGTCCGGGAACAAGGACTTGTTCATGCCTAAGGAAGCCCTGGGGGGGTTGGAGTTCTCCCTGCAGAAACTCTCTCTGAGGGGTAACCAGATGGACAACAGCAAGGCAGAGCTCCCCTGCCTGGACACACTCAAAGTTTTGGACCTCTCGGGCAACAATTTGAGCCTTTTGCCCACAGGTCTTTTCTGCTGCCCGCTGGAAAGCCTGAACATCCGCAATAACAACCTGCTGACGTTGGAAAAGCCAGCGCTTGTCAGCTGGTCCCACAGCCTGAAGGACGTGTCCGTCGCTGGAAACCCCTTCAGCTGTTGCTCGCTGGCCTGGCTGGACACGCTGCGGGCCGCTGGTGTGGGTGTGCGGGACCTGGACGAAGCCCTCTGTGCCTACCGGGACCAGAGCAGGAACTTCTCAGCCAAGATAACCAGCAGTCCTCGGTGGCTTTGCCCGCCTCCCAAGGACACCATCTCGCTGGCTCCATTCGTGGTCGTGATgagccttttctttctcagcttcGGGGCTTGCTGCCTCCTGAAGAAAGGGCAGAAGGTGCCGGAGTGTGCGGGACTCCAGAGCAACAGGGTGGGGGTCTTCCCCCCCCATCCCAAAATTGCAGAGCCAGCCCAG GTCTCCTCCCCTCACCAGCATCCTGCGTGTTTTGCAAACCAAATAAAGGGAGTGTGGTTggtgctgagctctgggctGGGCAGAGGTGGTCTCTGGGCCACCTCTCCTTCTCCAGAAGGATGGTACCCCCATCTGCTCTGTTCCTTACAAGATGTTAAATGTGCTATAAGCACTCGTGGGTGGGTTTTCTGCCCTGCCGTCACACGTTCTCATCACCCGGGGCAAGAAACCAAGGCTGGGGCTGGTTGA
- the LOC130158867 gene encoding transforming growth factor beta activator LRRC32-like isoform X2: MLLLEHLLAGRGCLLLWLLLSVLRAQPSEEARPRSMPCQQSPMKVSCKGVGLRKFPKELGQGVKYLELSNNFIQNLSGSYLPGFGQLEYLDMCFNQLEAVSATTLAQLSQLRSLLLGSNHLDRNYRANGRAFRLLRSIEVLDLSANNLESHMAGWYISNLTRLRMLDLSRNKMTRLPVGIFWSMPQLRELNLSNNYIMEIEEGAFEALELLEVVNLALNSLHCISGFSLTQLRVLNLSHNALELFISEEGAEPYLLQVLDLSHNRLLYFPELPKAHYLTHLNLSNNLIASLLPGSRHPEEFVPRYMEMARFNRTLHTAAGLTHVADLDLSNNRLQLFPFTFFHSLGSLHSLSLAMNCLQDVAREPLTGGTEPSDRSPTPLERATLSVHSLDLHSNAICVLPRWFFDYLPQLEAIDLGSNSLQPCESPGSDRGGNSGEGSPVPAPGGTCTPFYNVPHLKHLSLCKNNIARLQPYAFNRTSLLSLDLSGNKDLFMPKEALGGLEFSLQKLSLRGNQMDNSKAELPCLDTLKVLDLSGNNLSLLPTGLFCCPLESLNIRNNNLLTLEKPALVSWSHSLKDVSVAGNPFSCCSLAWLDTLRAAGVGVRDLDEALCAYRDQSRNFSAKITSSPRWLCPPPKDTISLAPFVVVMSLFFLSFGACCLLKKGQKVPECAGLQSNRVGVFPPHPKIAEPAQVRPEDSVTKV, translated from the exons ATGCTCTTGTTGGAACACCTGCTGGCTGGACGAGGCTGcttgctgctctggctgctcctGTCTGTGCTCAGAGCCCAGCCTAGCGAGGAGGCGAGGCCCAGGTCCATGCCATGCCAGCAG AGCCCCATGAAGGTGTCTTGCAAAGGAGTTGGCCTGCGCAAGTTTCCAAAGGAGCTTGGCCAAGGAGTTAAGTACCTTGAGCTCTCCAACAACTTCATTCAAAACCTGTCGGGCAGCTACCTGCCAGGGTTTGGGCAGCTTGAGTACCTGGACATGTGCTTCAACCAGCTGGAAGCCGTGTCAGCCACGACCCTagctcagctgtcccagctgcgCTCCCTCCTCCTGGGATCGAACCACCTGGACCGCAATTACCGCGCTAACGGGCGAGCCTTTCGACTGCTCAGGAGTATAGAGGTCCTGGACCTGTCGGCAAATAACCTGGAGAGCCACATGGCAGGCTGGTACATCAGCAACCTCACCAGGCTGAGGATGCTGGATCTCTCCAGGAACAAGATGACCAGGCTGCCAGTGGGGATCTTCTGGAGCATGCCACAGCTGCGCGAGCTAAATCTCAGCAACAACTACATCATGGAAATCGAGGAGGGAGCTTTTGAGGCTCTGGAATTGCTGGAGGTGGTGAACTTGGCTTTGAATTCCCTCCACTGTATCTCTGGCTTCAGCCTCACACAGCTGCGAGTTTTAAATCTCAGCCACAATGCCCTGGAGCTCTTCATCTCGGAGGAGGGAGCGGAGCCCTACCTGCTTCAAGTGCTTGACTTGAGCCATAACAGACTCCTCTATTTTCCAGAGCTCCCCAAAGCCCATTATCTCACACACTTAAACCTCTCCAACAACCTTATtgcttccctgctcccaggctcACGCCATCCGGAGGAGTTTGTACCGCGCTACATGGAGATGGCGAGGTTTAATAGGACCTTGCATACCGCAGCTGGTCTGACACATGTAGCTGACTTGGATCTCAGCAATAACCGGCTGCAGCTGTTCCCATTTACCTTCTTCCACAGCCTGGGCTCTCTGCACAGCCTCAGCCTGGCTATGAACTGTCTCCAGGATGTAGCCAGGGAGCCGCTCACCGGTGGCACAGAGCCCAGTGACCGCTCGCCCACGCCGCTGGAGCGTGCCACCCTGTCTGTGCACTCACTGGACCTCCACAGCAATGCCATCTGCGTGCTGCCGCGCTGGTTTTTTGATTATCTGCCTCAGCTGGAAGCAATCGATCTGGGCTCCAACAGCCTCCAGCCTTGTGAGAGCCCGGGGAGTGATCGGGGAGGGAATTCGGGAGAGGGCTCTCCCGTGCCAGCCCCAGGAGGCACCTGCACCCCCTTCTACAATGTCCCTCACTTGAAGCATCTGAGCCTTTGCAAGAACAACATCGCCAGGCTGCAGCCCTACGCCTTCAACCGGACGTCACTGCTCTCCCTAGACCTGTCCGGGAACAAGGACTTGTTCATGCCTAAGGAAGCCCTGGGGGGGTTGGAGTTCTCCCTGCAGAAACTCTCTCTGAGGGGTAACCAGATGGACAACAGCAAGGCAGAGCTCCCCTGCCTGGACACACTCAAAGTTTTGGACCTCTCGGGCAACAATTTGAGCCTTTTGCCCACAGGTCTTTTCTGCTGCCCGCTGGAAAGCCTGAACATCCGCAATAACAACCTGCTGACGTTGGAAAAGCCAGCGCTTGTCAGCTGGTCCCACAGCCTGAAGGACGTGTCCGTCGCTGGAAACCCCTTCAGCTGTTGCTCGCTGGCCTGGCTGGACACGCTGCGGGCCGCTGGTGTGGGTGTGCGGGACCTGGACGAAGCCCTCTGTGCCTACCGGGACCAGAGCAGGAACTTCTCAGCCAAGATAACCAGCAGTCCTCGGTGGCTTTGCCCGCCTCCCAAGGACACCATCTCGCTGGCTCCATTCGTGGTCGTGATgagccttttctttctcagcttcGGGGCTTGCTGCCTCCTGAAGAAAGGGCAGAAGGTGCCGGAGTGTGCGGGACTCCAGAGCAACAGGGTGGGGGTCTTCCCCCCCCATCCCAAAATTGCAGAGCCAGCCCAGGTGAGGCCAGAAGATAGTGTCACCAAAGTGTAG
- the LOC130158868 gene encoding protein Wnt-11b-like isoform X1: MGHPTAAAVLLCHLGLSTAIQWLGLTESSSGVAWNESHHCRLLAGLVPDQFQMCRRNLEVMHSIVRAARRTKSVCQKTFADMRWNCSSIQHAPSFGPDLLKGTRESAFVYALAAAAVTHSIAQACSSGELPLCSCGSVPSEVPGLDFRWGGCGDNLHYGLQLGSAFADSPLKSSKLGTQALKAMNLHNNVVGRQVLSDSLDTKCKCHGVSGSCSVKTCWKGLPNLDEIASDLKSKYLAAVRVTHRLIGPRKQLIPKGMDVRPVKETDLVYLISSPDYCTLNLHLGSLGTHDRQCNKTSVGSDSCNLMCCGRGYNTYTEEVVERCHCKYHWCCYVMCKKCQRKVERYVCK, translated from the exons ATGGGTCACCCCACGGCCGCTGCCGTGCTGCTCTGCCATCTGGGGCTCTCCACGGCCATCCAGTGGCT cGGGCTGACGGAGAGCAGTAGCGGGGTCGCCTGGAATGAAAGCCACCACTGccggctgctggctgggctggtgccCGACCAGTTCCAGATGTGCCGCAGGAACCTGGAGGTCATGCACAGCATCGTCCGGGCTGCCCGCCGGACCAAGAGCGTCTGCCAGAAGACCTTCGCAGACATGAGGTGGAACTGCTCCTCCATCCAGCATGCCCCCAGCTTCGGCCCTGACCTGCTGAAAG gAACCAGGGAATCCGCCTTTGTCTACGCCCTGGCTGCCGCTGCCGTCACACACTCCATCGCCCAAGCCTGCAGCTCAGGAGagctccctctctgctcctgcGGCTCTGTCCCCTCCGAGGTCCCCGGGCTGGACTTCAggtggggtggctgtggggacaaCCTGCACTACGGCCTCCAGCTTGGCTCCGCTTTTGCTGACAGTCCTTTAAAATCCAGCAAGTTGGGGACACAAGCGCTCAAGGCCATGAATCTGCATAACAACgtggtgggcaggcag GTGCTGAGTGACTCCCTAGATACCAAGTGTAAATGCCATGGTGTTTCAGGCTCCTGTTCGGTGAAGACCTGCTGGAAGGGACTGCCAAACCTAGATGAAATTGCCTCTGACCTCAAGTCCAAGTACCTGGCAGCCGTCAGGGTGACCCACCGGCTCATAGGGCCCAGGAAGCAGCTGATACCCAAAGGAATGGATGTCAGGCCAGTGAAAGAGACGGATCTAGTTTATCTCATCAGCTCTCCCGACTACTGCACACTGAATCTCCACCTGGGGTCTCTGGGGACACATGATAG GCAGTGCAACAAGACCTCCGTGGGCAGTGACAGTTGCAACCTGATGTGCTGTGGCCGTGGCTACAACACCTACACGGAGGAGGTGGTGGAGAGGTGTCACTGCAAGTATCACTGGTGCTGCTACGTGATGTGCAAGAAGTGTCAGCGGAAGGTGGAGAGATACGTCTGTAAATAA
- the LOC130158868 gene encoding protein Wnt-11b-like isoform X2: protein MCRRNLEVMHSIVRAARRTKSVCQKTFADMRWNCSSIQHAPSFGPDLLKGTRESAFVYALAAAAVTHSIAQACSSGELPLCSCGSVPSEVPGLDFRWGGCGDNLHYGLQLGSAFADSPLKSSKLGTQALKAMNLHNNVVGRQVLSDSLDTKCKCHGVSGSCSVKTCWKGLPNLDEIASDLKSKYLAAVRVTHRLIGPRKQLIPKGMDVRPVKETDLVYLISSPDYCTLNLHLGSLGTHDRQCNKTSVGSDSCNLMCCGRGYNTYTEEVVERCHCKYHWCCYVMCKKCQRKVERYVCK, encoded by the exons ATGTGCCGCAGGAACCTGGAGGTCATGCACAGCATCGTCCGGGCTGCCCGCCGGACCAAGAGCGTCTGCCAGAAGACCTTCGCAGACATGAGGTGGAACTGCTCCTCCATCCAGCATGCCCCCAGCTTCGGCCCTGACCTGCTGAAAG gAACCAGGGAATCCGCCTTTGTCTACGCCCTGGCTGCCGCTGCCGTCACACACTCCATCGCCCAAGCCTGCAGCTCAGGAGagctccctctctgctcctgcGGCTCTGTCCCCTCCGAGGTCCCCGGGCTGGACTTCAggtggggtggctgtggggacaaCCTGCACTACGGCCTCCAGCTTGGCTCCGCTTTTGCTGACAGTCCTTTAAAATCCAGCAAGTTGGGGACACAAGCGCTCAAGGCCATGAATCTGCATAACAACgtggtgggcaggcag GTGCTGAGTGACTCCCTAGATACCAAGTGTAAATGCCATGGTGTTTCAGGCTCCTGTTCGGTGAAGACCTGCTGGAAGGGACTGCCAAACCTAGATGAAATTGCCTCTGACCTCAAGTCCAAGTACCTGGCAGCCGTCAGGGTGACCCACCGGCTCATAGGGCCCAGGAAGCAGCTGATACCCAAAGGAATGGATGTCAGGCCAGTGAAAGAGACGGATCTAGTTTATCTCATCAGCTCTCCCGACTACTGCACACTGAATCTCCACCTGGGGTCTCTGGGGACACATGATAG GCAGTGCAACAAGACCTCCGTGGGCAGTGACAGTTGCAACCTGATGTGCTGTGGCCGTGGCTACAACACCTACACGGAGGAGGTGGTGGAGAGGTGTCACTGCAAGTATCACTGGTGCTGCTACGTGATGTGCAAGAAGTGTCAGCGGAAGGTGGAGAGATACGTCTGTAAATAA